The following coding sequences lie in one Zea mays cultivar B73 unplaced genomic scaffold, Zm-B73-REFERENCE-NAM-5.0 scaffold_45, whole genome shotgun sequence genomic window:
- the LOC118475435 gene encoding ATP synthase subunit beta, chloroplastic: MRTNPTTSRPGISTIEEKSVGRIDQIIGPVLDITFPPGKLPYIYNALIVKSRDTADKQINVTCEVQQLLGNNRVRAVAMSATEGLMRGMEVIDTGTPLSVPVGGATLGRIFNVLGEPIDNLGPVDTSATFPIHRSAPAFIELDTKLSIFETGIKVVDLLAPYRRGGKIGLFGGAGVGKTVLIMELINNIAKAHGGVSVFGGVGERTREGNDLYMEMKESGVINEKNIEESKVALVYGQMNEPPGARMRVGLTALTMAEYFRDVNKQDVLLFIDNIFRFVQAGSEVSALLGRMPSAVGYQPTLSTEMGSLQERITSTKKGSITSIQAVYVPADDLTDPAPATTFAHLDATTVLSRGLASKGIYPAVDPLDSTSTMLQPRIVGNEHYETAQRVKETLQRYKELQDIIAILGLDELSEEDRLTVARARKIERFLSQPFFVAEVFTGSPGKYVGLAETIRGFQLILSGELDGLPEQAFYLVGNIDEASTKAINLEEESKLKK; this comes from the coding sequence ATGAGAACCAATCCTACTACTTCGCGTCCCGGGATTTCCACAATTGAAGAAAAAAGCGTAGGGCGTATTGATCAAATTATTGGACCCGTGCTGGATATCACTTTTCCCCCGGGCAAGTTGCCTTATATTTATAATGCTTTGATAGTCAAGAGTCGAGACACTGCCGATAAGCAAATTAATGTGACTTGTGAGGTACAACAATTATTAGGAAATAATCGAGTTAGAGCTGTGGCTATGAGTGCTACAGAGGGGTTGATGAGAGGAATGGAAGTGATTGACACGGGAACTCCTCTCAGTGTTCCAGTCGGTGGAGCTACTCTCGGACGAATTTTTAACGTTCTTGGGGAGCCTATTGACAATTTGGGTCCTGTGGATACTAGTGCAACATTTCCTATTCATAGATCTGCGCCTGCCTTTATCGAGTTAGATACGAAATTATCTATCTTTGAAACAGGTATTAAGGTGGTCGATCTTTTAGCTCCCTATCGACGTGGAGGAAAAATCGGACTGTTTGGGGGGGCAGGAGTAGGTAAAACAGTACTCATCATGGAATTAATCAATAACATTGCTAAAGCTCATGGAGGCGTATCCGTATTTGGCGGAGTAGGGGAACGGACTCGTGAAGGAAATGATCTTTATATGGAAATGAAGGAATCCGGAGTAATTAATGAAAAAAATATTGAGGAATCAAAGGTAGCTCTAGTCTATGGCCAAATGAATGAACCGCCGGGAGCTCGTATGAGAGTTGGTTTAACTGCCCTAACTATGGCAGAATATTTCCGAGATGTTAATAAGCAAGACGTGCTTTTATTCATCGATAATATCTTTCGTTTTGTTCAAGCAGGATCGGAAGTATCCGCCTTATTAGGCAGAATGCCCTCCGCAGTGGGTTATCAACCTACCCTTAGTACAGAAATGGGTTCTTTGCAAGAAAGAATTACTTCTACCAAAAAGGGATCTATAACTTCGATCCAAGCAGTTTATgtacctgcagacgatttgaccgacCCTGCTCCTGCCACAACATTTGCACATTTGGACGCTACTACCGTACTTTCCAGAGGATTAGCTTCCAAGGGTATTTATCCCGCAGTGGATCCTTTAGATTCAACCTCAACTATGTTACAGCCTCGGATTGTTGGCAACGAACATTATGAAACTGCGCAAAGAGTTAAGGAAACTTTACAACGTTACAAAGAACTTCAGGACATTATCGCAATTCTTGGATTGGATGAATTATCGGAGGAGGATCGTTTAACTGTAGCAAGAGCACGAAAAATCGAGCGGTTCTTATCACAACCGTTCTTTGTGGCAGAAGTTTTTACCGGTTCTCCAGGAAAGTATGTTGGTCTTGCAGAAACAATTAGGGGATTTCAACTAATCCTTTCCGGAGAATTAGACGGCCTACCCGAACAGGCTTTTTATTTAGTGGGGAACATCGATGAAGCTAGCACGAAAGCTATAAACTTAGAAGAGGAGAGCAAATTGAAGAAATGA
- the LOC103643185 gene encoding ribulose bisphosphate carboxylase large chain-like yields MSCREGLMSPQTETKASVGFKAGVKDYKLTYYTPEYETKDTDILAAFRVTPQLGVPPEEAGAAVAAESSTGTWTTVWTDGLTSLDRYKGRCYHIEPVPGDPDQYICYVAYPLDLFEEGSVTNMFTSIVGNVFGFKALRALRLEDLRIPPAYSKTFQGPPHGIQVERDKLNKYGRPLLGCTIKPKLGLSAKNYGRACYECLRGGLDFTKDDENVNSQPFMRWRDRFVFCAEAIYKAQAETGEIKGHYLNATAGTCEEMIKRAVFARELGVPIVMHDYLTGGFTANTTLSHYCRDNGLLLHIHRAMHAVIDRQKNHGMHFRVLAKALRMSGGDHIHSGTVVGKLEGEREITLGFVDLLRDDFIEKDRSRGIFFTQDWVSMPGVIPVASGGIHVWHMPALTEIFGDDSVLQFGGGTLGHPWGNAPGAAANRVALEACVQARNEGRDLAREGNEIIKAACKWSAELAAACEIWKEIKFDGFKAMDTI; encoded by the coding sequence ATGAGTTGTAGGGAGGGACTTATGTCACCACAAACAGAAACTAAAGCAAGTGTTGGATTTAAAGCTGGTGTTAAGGATTATAAATTGACTTACTACACCCCGGAGTACGAAACCAAGGATACTGATATCTTGGCAGCATTCCGAGTAACTCCTCAGCTCGGGGTTCCGCCTGAAGAAGCAGGAGCTGCAGTAGCTGCGGAATCTTCTACTGGTACATGGACAACTGTTTGGACTGATGGACTTACCAGTCTTGATCGTTACAAAGGACGATGCTATCACATCGAGCCCGTTCCTGGGGACCCAGATCAATATATCTGTTATGTAGCTTATCCATTAGACCTATTTGAAGAGGGTTCTGTTACTAACATGTTTACTTCCATTGTGGGTAACGTATTTGGTTTCAAAGCCTTACGCGCTCTACGTTTGGAGGATCTACGAATTCCCCCTGCTTATTCAAAAACTTTCCAAGGTCCGCCTCACGGTATCCAAGTTGAAAGGGATAAGTTGAACAAGTACGGTCGTCCTTTATTGGGATGTACTATTAAACCAAAATTGGGATTATCCGCAAAAAATTACGGTAGAGCGTGTTATGAGTGTCTACGCGGTGGACTTGATTTTACCAAAGATGATGAAAACGTAAACTCACAACCATTTATGCGCTGGAGAGACCGTTTTGTCTTTTGTGCCGAAGCAATTTATAAAGCACAAGCCGAAACTGGTGAAATCAAGGGGCATTACTTGAATGCGACTGCAGGTACATGCGAAGAAATGATTAAGAGAGCTGTATTTGCAAGGGAATTAGGGGTTCCTATTGTAATGCATGACTACTTAACAGGAGGATTCACCGCAAATACTACTTTGTCTCATTATTGCCGCGACAACGGCCTACTTCTTCACATTCACCGAGCAATGCATGCAGTTATTGATAGACAGAAAAATCATGGTATGCATTTCCGTGTATTAGCTAAAGCATTGCGTATGTCGGGGGGAGATCATATCCACTCCGGTACAGTAGTAGGTAAGTTAGAAGGGGAACGCGAAATAACTTTAGGTTTTGTTGATTTATTGCGCGATGATTTTATTGAAAAAGATCGTTCTCGCGGTATCTTTTTCACTCAGGACTGGGTATCCATGCCAGGTGTTATACCGGTGGCTTCTGGGGGTATTCATGTTTGGCATATGCCAGCTCTGACCGAAATCTTTGGAGATGATTCCGTATTACAATTTGGTGGAGGAACTTTAGGACATCCTTGGGGAAATGCACCTGGTGCAGCAGCTAATCGTGTGGCTTTAGAAGCCTGTGTACAAGCTCGTAACGAAGGGCGCGATCTTGCTCGTGAAGGTAATGAAATTATCAAAGCAGCTTGCAAATGGAGTGCTGAACTAGCCGCAGCTTGTGAAATATGGAAGGAGATCAAATTTGATGGTTTCAAAGCGATGGATACcatataa